One window of Thermacetogenium phaeum DSM 12270 genomic DNA carries:
- a CDS encoding thymidine phosphorylase, with translation MRVLDLIVKKRDGQALKLEEIDFLVQEYVKGSIPDYQMSAFLMAAYLRGLNFEETKALTWAMIRSGEVLNLADIPGVKVDKHSTGGVGDKTTLVLVPLVAAAGAKVMKMSGRSLGHTGGTVDKLEAIPGFRVSFTPEEMKGVVLRTGAVLAGQTEGIVPADKKIYALRDVTGTVDCLPLIASSVMSKKIAGGADRVVLDVKVGPGGFLSDLQQARRLAELMAELGKEFRMKTVVLLTSMVQPLGRAVGNALEVEEAVMTLQGKGPQDLTELCLALGGEMLAAAEVVATPMDGRRKLESLLKSGAGLAKFRELIAAQGGSQEVVDDPSLLPRARRLIEVKASESGFIREVNAREIGVAVLLLGGGRLHKDDTIDPAVGVVMEKKVGDYVHAGEPLAVLHVDDESNLPEVQERVAQSFLIGEEKPSLPPLIYELIS, from the coding sequence ATGCGTGTGCTCGATTTGATCGTTAAAAAAAGGGATGGACAGGCTTTAAAACTGGAGGAAATTGACTTCCTGGTGCAGGAATACGTAAAGGGCTCGATCCCCGATTACCAGATGTCCGCCTTTTTGATGGCTGCCTATCTGCGGGGGCTCAACTTTGAGGAGACAAAGGCATTGACCTGGGCGATGATCCGCTCCGGGGAGGTACTTAACCTGGCGGACATCCCTGGTGTGAAAGTCGATAAGCACAGTACAGGAGGGGTCGGGGACAAGACGACCCTAGTATTGGTGCCTCTGGTGGCGGCAGCGGGAGCAAAGGTCATGAAAATGTCCGGGCGCTCCCTCGGCCATACAGGGGGAACCGTCGATAAACTGGAGGCAATTCCCGGTTTCCGTGTAAGTTTCACTCCGGAAGAAATGAAAGGGGTTGTGCTCCGCACCGGAGCCGTGCTGGCCGGACAGACAGAGGGAATTGTGCCAGCCGATAAAAAGATCTATGCGCTCCGTGATGTTACCGGAACTGTAGACTGCCTTCCCTTAATCGCCAGCAGTGTGATGTCGAAGAAGATCGCCGGTGGGGCAGACCGGGTCGTCCTCGATGTTAAAGTAGGGCCCGGTGGCTTCCTGTCCGATTTGCAGCAAGCCCGCCGCCTCGCTGAATTAATGGCCGAACTCGGCAAGGAGTTCCGCATGAAGACGGTGGTTCTACTCACCAGTATGGTACAGCCGCTGGGACGGGCGGTGGGAAATGCGCTGGAGGTGGAGGAGGCCGTAATGACTCTGCAGGGAAAGGGGCCGCAAGATCTGACGGAGCTATGTCTGGCGCTGGGTGGAGAAATGCTGGCTGCGGCCGAAGTTGTGGCGACACCTATGGATGGGCGCAGGAAGCTGGAGTCTCTACTAAAGAGCGGTGCGGGGCTGGCCAAGTTCCGTGAACTCATAGCGGCCCAGGGCGGTTCTCAGGAGGTTGTCGACGATCCCTCTTTGTTGCCTCGGGCGCGCCGATTGATAGAGGTCAAGGCCTCTGAAAGCGGTTTTATTCGTGAAGTCAACGCCCGGGAAATCGGAGTGGCCGTCCTCCTGCTGGGTGGCGGACGCCTGCACAAGGATGATACCATCGACCCGGCTGTAGGTGTTGTTATGGAGAAAAAAGTGGGGGATTATGTCCATGCCGGGGAACCCCTGGCAGTCCTCCACGTTGACGATGAAAGCAATCTACCGGAGGTGCAGGAAAGGGTAGCCCAATCCTTTCTCATAGGAGAGGAGAAACCATCCCTGCCGCCCCTGATCTATGAACTGATCTCCTGA
- a CDS encoding phosphopentomutase, translated as MRKPTRGLRKARVLILVLDGLGVGELPDAADFGDSGSCTLGNLAEAVGGLRLPHLGKMGLANIIPVRGVPVADRPTAAYGKMTMKAAGKDTTSGHWEMMGVILHRPFPTYPHGFPPEVIKPFEEKIGRKVIGNKPASGTEIIQELGPLHMETGCPIVYTSADSVFQVAAHEEVIPVAELHRICSIARGILSGRHAVGRVIARPFAGKPGGFWRTPRRRDFSLAPPRPTLFDSLAAAGYQVVAVGKVNDIFAGKGVTDVVAAAGNEEIFKRALDSLQQLNCGLVFATLVDFDTLYGHRNDARGFARALEEFDCWLSSADGLLKEEDLLVITADHGCDPTTESTDHSREFVPLLIAGPRVNPVFLGTRETMADLGATLAEFFRVERGEGTPIAGLFREGEE; from the coding sequence ATGAGAAAGCCCACCCGCGGTCTTAGGAAAGCCCGGGTGCTGATTTTGGTGCTCGACGGTTTAGGGGTCGGCGAGCTTCCCGATGCTGCTGACTTCGGGGACTCCGGCTCCTGTACGCTGGGGAACCTGGCAGAGGCTGTTGGAGGTCTGAGACTCCCCCATCTCGGGAAGATGGGCCTTGCCAACATTATCCCGGTACGGGGTGTCCCTGTAGCAGACAGGCCGACTGCCGCTTACGGAAAGATGACCATGAAGGCCGCCGGGAAGGACACGACCAGCGGCCATTGGGAAATGATGGGTGTGATTCTCCACCGGCCCTTTCCTACCTATCCGCACGGATTTCCTCCTGAGGTTATCAAACCCTTTGAGGAGAAGATTGGGAGAAAGGTGATCGGGAATAAACCCGCTTCAGGCACGGAGATCATCCAGGAACTGGGGCCCTTGCACATGGAAACCGGCTGCCCTATCGTCTATACTTCCGCCGACAGCGTCTTCCAGGTGGCAGCCCATGAGGAGGTCATTCCTGTTGCCGAGCTCCACCGGATCTGTTCGATAGCGCGGGGTATCCTTTCAGGGCGCCATGCGGTTGGGCGGGTGATCGCCCGCCCCTTTGCGGGAAAACCGGGAGGCTTCTGGCGCACTCCCCGGCGCCGTGATTTCTCACTGGCACCTCCGCGTCCTACTCTCTTCGATTCACTTGCTGCCGCCGGCTATCAGGTGGTGGCCGTGGGCAAGGTAAACGACATTTTCGCCGGGAAGGGGGTAACCGATGTCGTTGCCGCTGCGGGGAACGAAGAAATATTTAAGAGAGCCCTTGATTCCCTGCAGCAGCTCAACTGCGGTCTGGTTTTTGCCACCCTTGTGGACTTCGACACCCTTTACGGGCACCGCAATGATGCCAGGGGCTTTGCCCGTGCTCTGGAGGAATTCGACTGCTGGCTGTCATCTGCAGACGGCTTGTTGAAGGAAGAGGATCTTTTGGTCATAACAGCAGATCACGGCTGCGACCCGACGACGGAAAGCACCGACCACTCGCGGGAGTTCGTTCCCCTCCTTATAGCAGGCCCGCGGGTTAATCCCGTTTTTCTGGGAACCCGGGAGACCATGGCCGATCTCGGGGCAACCCTGGCCGAGTTTTTCCGGGTGGAGAGGGGAGAAGGCACCCCCATTGCCGGGCTGTTCCGGGAAGGAGAAGAATAA
- the xerD gene encoding site-specific tyrosine recombinase XerD encodes MKERMMGVLCDFLSFLQVERGLSRNTVQSYRYDLEHFISFLSGQGCRPEQATQTAILSFMNYLQMQNRSARTRSRKLAAIRTFYRYLLQEGRIGLDPTENLTSPKLERVLPRVLSVGEVELLLSQPDTRTVIGLRDKAMLELLYATGMRVSEMLSLNTEHLNLDLGFVRCLGKGSRERIIPVGEVALRYSREYLSRGRLKLRKNNWERALFLNRHGSRLSRQGFWKILKGYARRAGITKEITPHVLRHSFATHLLENGADLRVVQEILGHADVTTTQIYTHLSQGKLRDVYEKAHPRS; translated from the coding sequence TTGAAAGAGCGGATGATGGGTGTTTTGTGCGACTTTTTAAGCTTTCTCCAGGTTGAGAGGGGTCTTTCCCGGAATACGGTACAGTCTTACCGCTATGATCTGGAGCATTTTATATCTTTTTTGTCCGGACAAGGCTGCAGACCGGAACAGGCCACACAGACTGCGATTTTGAGCTTTATGAATTACCTCCAGATGCAAAACCGGAGCGCACGGACGCGATCCCGGAAGCTAGCGGCTATCCGCACCTTTTATCGCTATCTGCTACAGGAGGGGCGGATCGGCTTGGATCCTACCGAGAACCTGACTTCGCCCAAGCTGGAGAGGGTTTTGCCCCGGGTGTTGAGTGTTGGAGAGGTGGAACTCCTTCTTTCCCAGCCTGATACCAGAACCGTGATCGGGCTGCGGGACAAGGCTATGCTGGAACTGCTTTATGCCACAGGGATGCGGGTTTCGGAAATGCTCAGCCTCAATACGGAGCACCTGAATCTCGATCTGGGGTTTGTCCGCTGCCTCGGAAAGGGTTCGAGGGAGCGGATTATCCCAGTCGGTGAAGTGGCATTGCGCTATTCCAGGGAATACCTTTCCCGGGGGCGGTTAAAGCTAAGAAAAAACAATTGGGAAAGGGCGCTTTTCTTAAACAGGCACGGTAGCCGCCTGAGCAGACAGGGCTTCTGGAAAATACTTAAGGGCTACGCCCGCAGGGCCGGGATTACTAAAGAGATTACACCGCATGTCCTGCGGCACTCCTTTGCCACCCACCTACTAGAAAACGGGGCGGATTTGCGGGTGGTTCAGGAAATACTAGGGCATGCCGATGTTACTACAACGCAGATCTACACGCATTTGAGCCAGGGAAAGTTGAGGGATGTTTATGAGAAAGCCCACCCGCGGTCTTAG
- the spoIIM gene encoding stage II sporulation protein M, with protein sequence MPFSTQCFTVCNRKDVLVSAALAVGIFLSGLVWGALTLHNLNTLLQEDLSRYLAAFLQGVEADSGSGLADIKAWFEIVKMQTAVLGLLWFLGLTVLGTPLILLVIGGRGFILGFTVGFLVQDRAGQGLLLALITVLPQNLFYVPAFLGGGILSVYYSLMLLRGSRGTPVSLRLGVYSLLFLFFMLFVLAGAWIEACIAPGFLRLLLSLYR encoded by the coding sequence ATGCCTTTTTCCACTCAATGCTTCACTGTCTGCAACCGCAAGGATGTCCTGGTCTCCGCAGCACTGGCGGTGGGTATCTTCTTGTCCGGGCTTGTTTGGGGAGCTTTGACGCTGCACAACCTGAACACGCTTTTGCAGGAGGATCTGAGCAGGTATCTGGCAGCCTTTTTGCAGGGAGTGGAGGCCGATTCCGGCAGTGGTCTGGCGGACATAAAGGCCTGGTTTGAGATCGTTAAAATGCAGACCGCGGTTTTAGGCCTGCTTTGGTTTTTGGGATTAACGGTACTGGGCACCCCTTTAATTCTTCTCGTTATCGGTGGGCGCGGCTTTATTCTCGGCTTTACGGTTGGCTTCCTGGTTCAGGATAGAGCCGGTCAGGGATTGCTCCTGGCCCTGATCACGGTGCTCCCGCAAAATCTCTTTTACGTGCCGGCTTTCCTCGGAGGTGGCATCCTCTCTGTTTATTATTCCCTCATGCTGCTCCGTGGTTCGCGGGGGACCCCCGTTTCCCTGCGGTTGGGCGTCTATTCCCTTCTCTTTTTATTTTTCATGCTCTTCGTTTTAGCCGGTGCCTGGATCGAGGCCTGTATAGCTCCCGGCTTTTTGCGCCTTTTGCTCTCTCTGTACCGGTAG